The DNA window AAAAAATAAAAAATTCGTAACTCGATCCGACAATAAGCGGATTGAGAATTGGAAAAACAGATGTTTGAAAAAATAGAAGGACAACCAAGAGCTGTCAATCAATTAAAATTCCTGATAAATTCAGATAGAATCGCCCAAAGTTATTTATTCTTTGGTCCTGCCGGAGTAGGAAAATTATTATCAGCGATTGAATTTGCCAAAACAATTAACTGCCCAAAACAATGCGTGCATGATTTTAACCAATCTTGCCCTTCCTGCCGTAAGATAGAAAAATTCGTTCATCCGGATATAGACTTGATCTTCCCCACTCCCGGATTTGAAGTAAATAGAGATGGAACTTATAAAAAGGATTCTGAACGGGAGAAAATTCAAGATTATTTACATCAGCTTCAAGAAACCCCATACGATCGCTATAAATTTTCAAAAACTACTTCAATTAGAATTGATACGATACGAAGAATCGAATATAAAATTCAATTTGCACCTCGCGAGGGAAAATATCGGGTAATCATTATCGCAGAAGCAGATAAATTTAGACATCAAGCGGAAAATGCTTTTCTGAAAACATTAGAGGAGCCACCCGATTATGTGGTTATTATCCTTACAACAACCAAAATTTCTGCCCTCCTTCCAACTATTATTTCGCGTTGTCAAAAAGTACGTTTCAATCCGATAATACCTAATATTATTGAAAATCACCTTGTGAGCAATCACAATGTAAATAAAATCAAGGCAAGAATAAGTGCTCGAATTGCAAATGGTAGTTTAGCAAAAGCAATTTTAATTTCCCAACAGGAAAATATTGAAGCGCGGAATAAATTGATGGATTTCATTGAAATTCTTCTATCAAACGATTTGGAAAGAATTTATAAATTTTCTGATAATTTTCAACATAATAGTAATAAGGAAACACTTCGAGATATTTTAGATTTCCTTATACTTTGGTTTGGCGATCTCATCTATCTTAGAAGTGATTCACAAAGGCTTTTAAACATTGATAAGCGAGAAAAATTGGAAGAATTCAACACCGAATTCAAG is part of the Candidatus Cloacimonadota bacterium genome and encodes:
- a CDS encoding AAA family ATPase; translated protein: MFEKIEGQPRAVNQLKFLINSDRIAQSYLFFGPAGVGKLLSAIEFAKTINCPKQCVHDFNQSCPSCRKIEKFVHPDIDLIFPTPGFEVNRDGTYKKDSEREKIQDYLHQLQETPYDRYKFSKTTSIRIDTIRRIEYKIQFAPREGKYRVIIIAEADKFRHQAENAFLKTLEEPPDYVVIILTTTKISALLPTIISRCQKVRFNPIIPNIIENHLVSNHNVNKIKARISARIANGSLAKAILISQQENIEARNKLMDFIEILLSNDLERIYKFSDNFQHNSNKETLRDILDFLILWFGDLIYLRSDSQRLLNIDKREKLEEFNTEFKVSDNTVREIIEIIEQAKYLLNGNVNYELVVIDTFFQIRKKCLNGQATS